Within the Candidatus Latescibacterota bacterium genome, the region GCCATAAGCTGGCACCAGTTCAATGGCCCTGGTAAGTATATCCCTTGCTGTTGCTTCTCTCCCGAAGGTTATCCTTTCGAGTTCTTCAGCCACCTGGGATTCTTCACCGACACTCTCATCCAGTTCCTCGGTAGTCTTCTCCGCATCGAGAATACTGTTAGTATTTCTTACGACCTCAACGAGAATATGTCCAGAAACGACATCTCTCGATGCCGAATCTATGATATCGTCCATCCTCGTCTGCGCGCCAGTGACGTTCCCGACAGACTGGTAGAAGAGCAGAGGATCGACGATCCTCCATCTGGCCGTCGTATCGAGCCAGATATATTTCTTGTCAGCCGTAGGGATCTGATCCGCGGACGCGTCCCATATAAGGATCCTCTTATCAAACCTGTGCAGCGTATGGATGAGGGGCATCTTGAAATGCAGTCCAGCCTTGTCTATCTTTCCACCTACCGGCTTTCCAAACTGGGTGATGATCGCCTGCTCCGATTCCTTCAGAGTGTAAACGGCGTTCGAGAGAAATATGAATATGATGACTCCGATAATGATCAAAGGTAATCCTTTCCTCTTCATCGCCCATCACCTCCCTTCGCCTTTCCACCCAGATCGAGTAGAGGCAATATCGATTTCTGTTGTTCATCTACGATATATATATCTTCAAGTTTCGGCAGTATCTCCCGCATCGTCTCGAGGTACAGCCGCCGTCTGGTCACATC harbors:
- the hflC gene encoding protease modulator HflC, giving the protein MKRKGLPLIIIGVIIFIFLSNAVYTLKESEQAIITQFGKPVGGKIDKAGLHFKMPLIHTLHRFDKRILIWDASADQIPTADKKYIWLDTTARWRIVDPLLFYQSVGNVTGAQTRMDDIIDSASRDVVSGHILVEVVRNTNSILDAEKTTEELDESVGEESQVAEELERITFGREATARDILTRAIELVPAYGIELLDVQIKRLNYIEDVRKKVYERMISERQRVASKYRSEGEGKKAEIVGMKERELNRIQSEAYKKAKEIRGEADARATKIYAEAYRKDPEFYSFLQTLDVYKESMGANSRVIMTTDSDIYRYLKKVSGR